GCCAAGCCAATTGATACTATCAGAGAATCTGGCCTATGTGCCTTACATTTCAGTTCTCAAAGTACCATCAGATAAAAGAAATGTTAAGGTAATGTAACGATTGGCAGTGTGTACTTTACCTCCACGTCTCTCAGCCTGGAGGTAACTAAgaacaacacacacacatttttttttcatataaaatGGGGAAAAACAGGATCATCCCCATCTTGCATATTCAAAATGCCTAAGAGATGAGGTTTGGACTGTATGCTCATCTGCATTATTTTCTTCTGGCCCTTACATAGCTATTAACCTATAATACCACTATCCTAAATATTGACAATCCCGAGCTCCGTCAGGCTAGACAATCAGGTGGCCAGGTTTTAATTGGTCGAAAATACGTACATGTTTTAGAGGAGCAAACACAACTGAGTAATTTGGTCAGACAAAATGCATCCAGCCTTATGCAAATAGAAGCTTGTGTGCACAGCGAGGGTCATTTTGAGAGCCTGCAATCACATCTGTTAGGCCAAACCCCTACACCCACACAAATACTAACAACTTCAAATGAGCTCCTTTCAGGGACAACATCTACAACTAAATGCATAGAAAGTCATACAAGTACCTATGGGGAgcatttgtgggggggggggttccttatTTATATCTACAAGGTTTTGCCCAATCAATAACCTGCTACTGAGTATAtgtgtgaatggaatttgactcCCTcctcatttgtttaaaaaagtaaCTTTTTACATTTGAGGAACTGTAGTTACAGAATTTTTAAACATCCTCGTCTTTGAACTTCTATCAAACTTCTTTTCCTAATTGTCAACAGCACCTAATGTTCCGGACAACCAGATAGTGCCTTGTGTCAACAGAGTTGAGAACGGCACCACGCTTTCTACAGGTAATTGTGTCCAATTCTCATTTTCTGTACAGGAAGATTTAGAACAAACTTCGGCACCCAAGTCTGAATATTGGGCCGTAAAATCATATCAAACACCCTATTAGAAGCTCTCAGTGCCAGAGTCACTGGCATCCTGCCTACTCCTTAGCAGACGTCAGAGAAGACAGCACTGAAATGGCTTCTTTGCTGCTCTCCACCCTGCTCTCTGGAAAGGGATGATCAGAACATAAAGGACAAAATCAGATATCGATTTATGCCCACTCTGATTTGCTGGTATAATTACTACAATTAAATACCATACATAACTTATTGGACCATGCCCAAAGATttatattgtttttcttttagtCTATAGAATATGTACCATTAaccagttgttgttgttgttgtgttttgtGCAGATTATGATATTACAGAGAGTTTAACGCACACAACTGCATATTTCGTATACATCCTCCTTCTCCTGAAAAGCACCATGTACTACGTCATCGTACTCTTCTTCATGTACAGAATGAAAAGTTCAAGCAAACGCCATGGAAAGAAACCCTGAACTTCTCCTTCGGCCTTCCAGCCTCAACATCTGTGTCTGAAAGTTACTTTGTTTTGCCATAAACCATTTCACATGAAACGCCTAGCTCCACATATTAAGATATGCTTTGACTTTGAGTTTGTTGGTTATTTCTTTAATTATAGCATAAGAAGGCTTCTTCTCGTTGGGGCCTAACAGTTTTACAGTTGGccatttttatcattttaattttgCACCTATTGAATTTCCTAGATTATACTCCTTGGTTTCAGTGGGAATTCTGCCTCACAAAGCGGGGCAGGATCCATCTCTTAGGCTCCTCTACTGCAAAAACACTTGTTCACGCAAGGAACATTTTGGATCTGGACATCCCAACAGCATGCAGTAAAGTCTGTGTGAAAACTCGGCCCCATACATATTGCAGGACTGGAGTCCTAATCTGTAACTTAAAAGAATTTCTCATTTCATAGCTACTGATTTCATGTATTtactatataaaataaaaacaggcTTCTGAAATATGACTATTTTACTTGAAGTATTAATGAATTTTAAATTCAGCATTGCAGAATTCTGTCCAGTTTATTGATTTGAGGGAAATCAACTCTAGAAACTACAAGGCCTTTTTCACATAGTTTCTAAACACATCACAATCTCTAATGCATTTATCCACAGAACACCACTGTGAAGTAAGGAAGTACTATTGGGTCCATACTGCAGATAGGGAAATGTGGGCTATAGAGACTAAGGCCTCATCCACACTCTAGTAGAAGGTCagattaagatatgcaactcagGGATGTTAATTTCaatatcttaaattgaatttccgCACTATCCACAGAGTGAGAGGCTGACAGGAGCCAATATcgttagacctgctaaattgaacacagGAAGATCGAccgtggcagcatcaatcttccatgtagtgcagacatgcccttagtgacttgcccaaagccacacAGAAAGCCTATGGTAAAAGAGAATTAAATCCAAGACCAGCACTGAGATCTAAACCATCCCTCCTCTCTTTAACCCTAACCCTgtctctgttcccctctcccttATCCACCTCTCCCCATCAGCTCCTATCCTCCTCATATCTTCTGCTGCATTCCCTTCTGCTCCTATCCTTCCCCCATCCATGCCTGCATACATCCCTCTGGCCCTCCCTCTATTCCTATCACCCACCTACGACCTCCAGTCCATTTCCTTCTCTGTTGTCCCACCTCCCACGCTCTTTCCTTTGTGTCACTGCGTCTCCCACTTCTGTCAAccatcccctttctctcccaccaTCACATATCCTGTATCTCACACtttgtttcctcctcctcctcacagccagcaggaggcggGGAAGCATTGAGAAGAGAGAAGGTCTCTGCTCTCACATCTGATGCCATAgtggcctgcagcagcagcagcactgcccaCCACAACACATGAGGTTTTGGCAAAGATGTACAAAAAATTGCCCCCCAAAATTGCTGAGGCTGGTGACACTGCTCCTCCTACACTCCGCCTCCCCCCACAGTCACATGGTGTCGCTCTTCACTCCCATCACCCTAGTGCACGTGTCTTAATATTGCAAGTGGCTAACGGGGGCTGTGGCAGACAAAGGGGCAGCTGAGTTCAACATAAGCAGTACCCTGATCCCATGTGCCACGTGACAGTGCTGCTGTTGGCCCTtgctcctccccaaccctgtGGCTGCAGCATCCCCTTCTCAGACTGCCCTCTCTCCACTGCTTGCCCTCCTCTTTGTTTgcttctcccccagcctcccacctcctcttcctcctcatacTTATTGAAAGCAAACAACATGATGGGCAAGGATCCAACTATGTCTCAGGTCTCCCCACCATGATAGACCTGGGAACTTTCCCATTGTGTGGCCCCTGCTGCCAAGCGGTATCACATAGGACACTCTGATCAGCTGCCCCACATTGACCATTCTCCAATTCCTTCCAAGGCTCAGGCCCTGGGCTGTATCCCCTCCGCCCTTGGAGGCACCACCAAAGCTGAGGTGGAGGgtgctccccacagctgcctgtgCCCCCTGGCAGCTCTAACTactgcccagctcctggcttgcTACAGAGAGGTGCGACAACGTATTTATTCTATGAAGCCTCCCACCACTACACTGACTTCAGTACAACCCCACAAAGGCCAGCAACTGCAGCAGTGCAAGTACTGCCATGGTTATCATGGTATCACTTCATCCTGCTCATCTAGAGAACATCTACAAGAGATGGTGTAAAGTGTCTGTGGCTGTGATTCTGCTCGTTACAGCAGTTCTCTCCATGCTCACCCCTGAAGATTCACCAGCACCATTGCCATCACGGCAGAT
The DNA window shown above is from Pelodiscus sinensis isolate JC-2024 chromosome 2, ASM4963464v1, whole genome shotgun sequence and carries:
- the TARP gene encoding T-cell receptor gamma alternate reading frame protein; protein product: MDDPDQYKCTYKHESTEGSVSLRSQAPNVPDNQIVPCVNRVENGTTLSTDYDITESLTHTTAYFVYILLLLKSTMYYVIVLFFMYRMKSSSKRHGKKP